A region from the candidate division WOR-3 bacterium genome encodes:
- the lgt gene encoding prolipoprotein diacylglyceryl transferase, which produces MFRLLLDLGPFKIYSYGFLQFLAFLAGILLATKRAKKRGVDTNVVYDLAFWILVGGILGGRLWYVLEHFGYFRENFWEVLQVWHGGMVIYGGLFLGFLTGFIYIKKNKLGFLKIADIVSPSITLGLFIGRIGCFMNGCCYGVESDRFGILFHDYSNCNLIPDAPVGTKVIPTQLIMSASALFLTFFLLLIDKRNKIVGAVFSWLMILYGVHRFSIDFLRHYEGSALIFRHLSLSQVFSLLLVLTGTVFLFFLNSKNKKTAP; this is translated from the coding sequence ATGTTCAGATTATTGTTGGACCTGGGACCATTTAAAATATACAGTTACGGTTTCTTGCAGTTCCTCGCTTTCCTGGCCGGTATACTTCTTGCGACAAAGCGTGCCAAAAAACGCGGTGTGGACACTAACGTGGTTTACGATCTCGCGTTCTGGATACTTGTCGGCGGAATACTGGGGGGAAGATTGTGGTACGTGTTAGAGCATTTCGGATACTTCAGAGAAAACTTCTGGGAAGTTTTACAGGTTTGGCACGGTGGGATGGTAATATACGGCGGTTTGTTCCTGGGTTTTCTGACCGGTTTTATTTACATCAAAAAAAATAAACTCGGTTTCTTAAAAATAGCCGACATAGTTTCGCCCTCGATCACACTAGGACTTTTCATTGGCAGAATAGGCTGTTTTATGAACGGCTGCTGTTACGGAGTGGAAAGCGACAGATTCGGCATTCTCTTTCATGACTATTCAAATTGCAATCTGATACCAGATGCGCCCGTTGGAACCAAAGTTATCCCGACACAGCTCATCATGTCTGCTTCCGCTCTCTTTCTTACTTTTTTCCTTCTTCTGATAGATAAAAGGAATAAAATTGTTGGAGCCGTTTTTTCCTGGCTCATGATTTTGTACGGCGTTCACAGGTTTTCAATAGATTTTCTGAGACACTACGAAGGATCGGCTCTGATTTTCAGACATCTCAGCCTTTCACAGGTGTTCAGCCTGCTTCTTGTCCTTACCGGCACTGTCTTTCTGTTTTTTCTAAACTCCAAAAACAAAAAAACGGCACCTTGA
- a CDS encoding RnfABCDGE type electron transport complex subunit B, which translates to MNTLGIVLSTSVVGALGLCFGIVLSAAAKKFKVETDPRVEQILKLLPGANCGACGAPGCSAYAKGVVEGKYQPSGCIPGAGVTAEKIAKILGVNAETETKKTAFLLCGGDREQSPDIGKYQGFMTCRAANLVIAGMKSCVYGCIGFGDCVSVCPFNAIKMGAKGLPEIDAEKCTGCGKCVEACPKGVLKLFESTVPIVIRCSNPEKLKNVKDVCKVGCIACSLCVRKSPENSLEMNANLPRLRVNYPTDKSLWLEAIKACPSKCITEGV; encoded by the coding sequence ATGAACACCTTAGGTATAGTACTGTCAACTTCCGTTGTAGGAGCACTCGGACTCTGCTTTGGCATTGTCCTCAGCGCAGCCGCAAAAAAATTCAAAGTGGAAACAGACCCCAGAGTGGAACAGATTCTAAAACTCCTCCCGGGAGCCAATTGCGGTGCCTGCGGCGCTCCGGGATGCTCGGCTTACGCCAAGGGAGTTGTCGAAGGCAAATATCAACCTTCCGGATGCATACCCGGAGCCGGGGTTACAGCGGAAAAAATCGCAAAGATTCTCGGGGTCAACGCTGAGACGGAAACCAAAAAAACAGCTTTCCTTCTCTGCGGAGGCGACAGGGAACAATCTCCCGACATAGGAAAATACCAGGGCTTCATGACGTGCAGAGCGGCAAATCTCGTCATTGCCGGGATGAAATCGTGTGTTTACGGGTGTATAGGTTTCGGCGACTGCGTGTCGGTTTGCCCTTTCAACGCAATCAAAATGGGAGCAAAGGGCTTGCCTGAAATTGACGCGGAAAAATGCACGGGTTGCGGAAAATGCGTCGAAGCATGCCCGAAAGGCGTTCTGAAACTTTTCGAATCAACTGTCCCAATAGTAATAAGATGCTCTAATCCGGAAAAGCTCAAAAATGTAAAAGATGTCTGCAAAGTCGGTTGCATCGCCTGTTCACTCTGTGTAAGGAAATCTCCCGAAAATTCACTCGAGATGAACGCCAATCTGCCCCGACTAAGGGTAAATTACCCAACAGACAAATCTCTCTGGCTTGAAGCGATAAAAGCATGTCCCTCAAAATGCATCACTGAGGGCGTATAA